One genomic segment of Planctomycetia bacterium includes these proteins:
- a CDS encoding PGPGW domain-containing protein: protein MPSLYVWCGIASCAMFVVGLAATGYALLRLPVDFFRNGLSPNAERRFAHPALHLGWCVARNLLGAALVVAGIIMLVTPGQGLLTLVVGLMLVDFPGKRRLSLYLIRRGHLIEGANRWRARYDKPPFAAPHDDTPGSGPTTDAEAPSA from the coding sequence GTGCCCTCCCTTTACGTTTGGTGTGGAATCGCTTCCTGCGCGATGTTCGTCGTCGGCCTCGCCGCGACGGGCTACGCGCTGCTGCGGCTGCCGGTCGACTTCTTTAGGAACGGCCTTTCGCCGAACGCCGAGCGCCGCTTCGCGCATCCGGCCCTGCATCTCGGTTGGTGCGTAGCTCGCAATCTATTGGGAGCCGCGCTCGTCGTGGCAGGCATCATCATGCTCGTCACGCCGGGGCAAGGGCTCTTGACGCTCGTCGTCGGGCTGATGCTCGTCGACTTTCCCGGCAAGCGCCGACTTTCGCTCTATCTGATTCGCCGCGGCCATCTCATCGAGGGGGCGAACCGCTGGCGGGCGCGTTACGATAAGCCGCCGTTCGCAGCACCTCACGACGACACGCCGGGGAGCGGGCCGACGACCGACGCCGAGGCCCCTTCGGCTTGA
- a CDS encoding NAD(P)/FAD-dependent oxidoreductase: MTTTHSAGEDRYDVIVVGAGAAGLLGAARAAERGRRTLLLEKNRKPGVKILISGGTRCNVTHDCDARGIRDAFGSAGSFLHSPLAALGPREVVELFHAEGVLTYVEPDTGKVFPRSDRAVDVADALVRRLRRSGAELALDEPVEAFEPVPSAGDNAAKPTSFRVVTSKRTLVAEKLLITTGGKSYAGCGTTGDGYRWLAALGHTIRPPRPALVPLTTDEAWVRDLSGIAIPDTILRVVAAEGVPLGSEKKRVRGLPPGVLIERRGATLFTHVGLSGPAVLDVSRAVTGAKRPSEVLLLADFFPDVSDAALDELLRAAAARDGKKLALALVPDLLPRRLVEALFTQAGIPHERRAAELGKSERAKLIEALKRAKIRTSGSRGFDKAEVTAGGVELDEVDSRTMQSKLVPGLFLAGEILDFDGFIGGYNFQAAFSTGWLAASSM; this comes from the coding sequence GTGACGACCACCCACTCCGCCGGCGAAGACCGCTACGACGTGATCGTCGTCGGCGCGGGTGCGGCGGGGTTGCTTGGTGCGGCTCGGGCCGCGGAGCGCGGGCGGCGCACGTTGCTCTTAGAAAAGAATCGCAAGCCGGGGGTGAAGATCCTCATCTCCGGCGGCACGCGCTGCAACGTCACTCACGATTGCGATGCCCGCGGGATCCGCGATGCTTTCGGCTCGGCCGGTTCGTTTCTACATTCGCCGCTTGCCGCGCTGGGGCCGCGCGAAGTCGTCGAGTTGTTCCATGCCGAGGGGGTGCTAACGTATGTGGAGCCCGACACCGGCAAGGTGTTTCCGCGGAGCGATCGAGCCGTCGACGTGGCCGATGCGCTGGTGCGGCGTTTGCGGCGGAGCGGGGCGGAACTGGCGCTCGACGAGCCGGTCGAAGCGTTCGAGCCGGTTCCCTCCGCAGGCGACAACGCGGCGAAGCCCACGTCGTTTCGCGTCGTCACTTCGAAGCGGACTCTCGTTGCCGAAAAGCTGCTCATCACTACGGGCGGCAAGAGTTATGCCGGTTGCGGCACCACGGGCGACGGCTATCGCTGGCTCGCCGCGCTCGGCCACACGATCCGCCCTCCGCGTCCGGCGCTTGTGCCGTTGACCACCGACGAAGCCTGGGTCCGCGATCTCTCCGGCATCGCGATTCCGGACACGATTCTGCGCGTCGTCGCTGCCGAAGGTGTACCGCTCGGGTCGGAGAAGAAGCGCGTGCGAGGCTTGCCGCCGGGGGTGCTCATCGAACGGCGCGGTGCAACGCTCTTCACGCATGTCGGGCTTTCCGGGCCGGCCGTGCTCGACGTGAGTCGCGCCGTGACCGGAGCGAAGCGGCCGAGCGAAGTCTTGCTACTCGCCGACTTCTTTCCCGACGTGAGCGATGCGGCGCTCGACGAGTTGCTGCGCGCGGCGGCTGCGCGTGACGGCAAGAAGCTCGCGCTCGCGCTGGTGCCCGACCTGCTGCCGCGGCGCTTGGTTGAGGCGTTATTCACACAGGCCGGCATCCCGCACGAGCGCCGTGCCGCGGAGCTAGGGAAGAGCGAGCGCGCCAAGCTGATCGAGGCCTTGAAGCGCGCGAAGATCCGCACCAGCGGCAGCCGCGGCTTCGACAAAGCCGAGGTCACGGCCGGCGGTGTCGAACTCGACGAAGTGGATTCCCGCACGATGCAAAGCAAACTCGTGCCGGGCCTGTTCCTCGCCGGCGAGATCCTCGACTTCGACGGCTTCATCGGCGGCTACAACTTTCAAGCCGCGTTCAGCACCGGTTGGCTGGCAGCCTCGTCGATGTGA
- a CDS encoding DUF1549 and DUF1553 domain-containing protein: MLATRRRFGDRRSLRLAIGLCLAAYGFANASCTAAAAEVSFTRDVMQVLSKAGCNLGTCHGNANGKAGFKLSLRGQDPQLDHTALVRDQLGRRIDKLEPEQSLLLLKATMQQAHEGGRRFTRDSHAYAVLKSWIAAGAPSDVGRIPALDRLLVTPVEQFVVEPAEEVRIRAEAVFADGSRLDVSDKAVYETSNKRAEVAADGTVRRSAFGETTVLVRYLDRQSPVRLAFVPHRPDFHWPDAHEPNYPAERNYIDTAVFAKLRALRMLPAPLCDDVVFLRRVYLDLLGLLPTKDEAQRFLAEVEPDKRTKLIDELLARPEFADHWALKFADLLRLEEEALDRKGVQGFHAWLRRRIDQDLPLNEMASELIASRGSTYLSPAANYYRAQRDPVVRAETAAQVFLGVRLQCAKCHNHPFDRWTQTDYYRWVNVFSQVKYKILEDRLNDKNATHEFDGEQLVWLAPSADYDDPRTGAPRAPRMLGAVQDLPTGEDRLRNLSAWLAADDNPFFAQAQANRIWFHLMGRGIVDPIDDFRATNPPSHPELLARLAADFVEHRFRLKHLIRTIMNSRTYQLSGATDETNRDDESNYAHVAPRPLAAEPLLDALSQVTGTKLKFAGYPLGMRAGQLPGVRTFRERSKAGTGGDTFLTKFGKPLRLLSCECERSSDVALGHAFQLISGPTINELLTTPENRIDALLKSGRGVDAMIEELAWASLSRAPTAEERTSLAAYVAKASDKRSALEDVVWGFVNAKEFLLRR, encoded by the coding sequence ATGCTCGCAACACGCCGCCGCTTCGGAGATCGCCGCTCGCTGCGTCTCGCCATCGGTCTCTGCCTCGCCGCGTACGGATTTGCAAACGCTTCCTGCACCGCGGCCGCCGCCGAAGTAAGCTTCACGCGCGACGTCATGCAGGTGTTGTCGAAGGCCGGATGTAACCTCGGCACGTGCCACGGCAACGCGAACGGCAAGGCCGGCTTCAAGCTTTCGCTGCGTGGGCAAGACCCTCAGCTTGACCATACGGCACTCGTGCGCGACCAGCTCGGCCGGCGCATCGACAAGCTGGAGCCGGAGCAAAGCCTGCTGCTGCTCAAAGCAACGATGCAACAAGCCCACGAAGGAGGCCGACGCTTCACGCGCGACTCACACGCTTATGCCGTGTTGAAGTCGTGGATCGCGGCGGGCGCGCCGAGCGATGTCGGCCGAATACCTGCCTTAGATCGGCTGCTCGTCACGCCGGTCGAGCAGTTCGTCGTCGAGCCGGCGGAAGAAGTGCGCATCCGGGCGGAAGCGGTCTTCGCCGATGGCTCGCGGCTCGACGTTTCCGACAAGGCCGTCTATGAAACCTCGAACAAGCGCGCCGAGGTCGCGGCCGACGGCACGGTTCGCCGCAGCGCGTTCGGCGAGACGACGGTGCTGGTCCGTTATCTCGATCGGCAAAGTCCCGTCCGGTTGGCGTTCGTGCCGCATCGGCCCGACTTTCACTGGCCCGATGCCCACGAGCCGAACTATCCTGCCGAGCGAAACTATATCGACACGGCGGTCTTCGCGAAGCTCCGCGCGCTGCGCATGCTGCCCGCTCCCCTATGCGACGACGTCGTGTTTCTTCGGCGCGTCTATCTCGACTTGCTCGGGCTGCTGCCGACGAAGGATGAAGCGCAAAGGTTCTTAGCTGAAGTCGAACCCGACAAGCGCACGAAGCTGATCGACGAGCTACTCGCACGGCCGGAGTTCGCCGATCATTGGGCTTTGAAGTTCGCCGACCTACTGCGGCTCGAAGAAGAGGCGCTCGATCGGAAGGGAGTGCAAGGCTTTCATGCTTGGCTTCGGCGCCGGATCGATCAAGACTTGCCGCTCAACGAGATGGCTTCCGAGTTGATTGCTTCACGCGGCAGCACGTATCTCAGTCCCGCTGCGAATTACTATCGGGCCCAGCGCGATCCGGTCGTCCGTGCCGAAACCGCGGCGCAGGTGTTTCTCGGCGTCCGGCTGCAATGTGCGAAGTGCCACAACCATCCGTTCGATCGTTGGACGCAGACCGACTACTACCGCTGGGTCAACGTCTTCTCGCAAGTGAAGTACAAGATCCTCGAAGATCGGCTCAACGATAAAAACGCCACGCACGAATTCGACGGCGAGCAGCTCGTGTGGCTGGCTCCGTCGGCCGACTACGACGATCCGCGCACCGGTGCGCCTCGCGCGCCGCGCATGCTCGGGGCGGTGCAAGACTTGCCGACCGGCGAAGATCGGCTGCGGAATCTTTCCGCTTGGCTCGCGGCCGACGATAACCCGTTCTTCGCGCAGGCGCAGGCGAACCGCATTTGGTTTCATCTCATGGGGCGCGGGATCGTCGATCCGATCGACGATTTTAGGGCGACGAATCCGCCGTCGCATCCGGAACTGCTGGCCCGTCTCGCTGCCGACTTCGTCGAGCATCGTTTCCGCTTGAAGCATCTGATCCGCACGATCATGAACTCGCGCACGTATCAACTCTCCGGCGCTACCGACGAGACGAACCGCGACGACGAGAGCAACTATGCGCACGTCGCGCCGCGCCCTTTAGCTGCCGAGCCGTTATTGGATGCGTTGTCGCAAGTGACCGGTACGAAGCTCAAGTTCGCCGGCTATCCGCTCGGGATGCGGGCCGGGCAGCTTCCCGGCGTCCGGACGTTTCGCGAACGCTCGAAGGCCGGCACCGGCGGCGATACGTTTCTCACGAAGTTCGGAAAGCCGCTCCGGTTGCTGAGTTGCGAATGCGAGCGTTCGAGCGACGTCGCGCTAGGCCACGCCTTTCAACTCATCAGCGGGCCGACGATCAACGAGCTGCTCACCACGCCGGAGAACCGGATCGACGCGTTGTTGAAGTCGGGCCGAGGCGTCGACGCGATGATCGAAGAGCTCGCCTGGGCCTCGCTGAGCCGCGCACCGACGGCCGAAGAACGAACGTCGCTCGCGGCGTATGTGGCGAAAGCGAGCGACAAGCGGAGCGCGTTGGAAGACGTCGTTTGGGGTTTCGTCAACGCGAAAGAATTTCTGCTGCGCCGGTAA
- the cls gene encoding cardiolipin synthase: MLVYVPQRRTPSAARTWLLLIFLLPVPGVVLYALFGRAYLPLKRVQLQSRVTRLLQSGSIPTFGNKAAEHDLPTRFRETTRLAESLGDFPVVGGNDVELLADYEGSIARLIADIRAARNHVNLLYYIFADDATGRSVEAALLDAHGRGVRCLVLVDAHGSRHACRALVPRLIGAGIEVEVLLPVGLFRKHTARRDLRNHRKIAVVDGTIAYIGSQNLVDAAFKRGLVFEELVARISGPVVPQFQAVLLADRYLETGEQLSEAKRFFPPVVPAGDMVAQALPSGPGYPQANTLRLVTTLIYAAQQRVVITTPYFIPDETLLEALVAAALRGLEVRLIVSREIDQWLVGFAQRSFYEQLLEAGVVVHLHREKFLHAKHLSIDDEAVQIGSSNMDIRSFALNAEVSCIVYHRELAQKLRSIQERYIAGAETLSLERWRGRPGYVKVAENLARLVDSLL, translated from the coding sequence ATGCTCGTCTACGTGCCGCAGCGCCGCACGCCGTCCGCCGCGCGCACTTGGCTGTTGCTGATCTTCTTGTTGCCTGTGCCGGGCGTAGTGTTGTACGCGCTCTTCGGTCGAGCTTACTTACCGTTGAAGCGGGTGCAGTTGCAGAGCCGCGTGACTCGTCTTCTGCAAAGCGGTTCGATTCCGACGTTCGGCAATAAAGCGGCCGAGCACGATCTGCCGACCCGCTTCCGCGAGACGACGCGCTTGGCGGAAAGTTTGGGAGATTTTCCGGTCGTCGGCGGCAACGACGTCGAACTTCTCGCCGACTACGAAGGCTCGATCGCACGGCTCATCGCCGATATTCGCGCGGCGCGCAACCATGTGAACTTGCTCTATTATATTTTCGCCGACGATGCGACCGGCCGGAGCGTCGAGGCGGCGCTACTCGATGCGCATGGCCGCGGCGTCCGCTGCTTGGTGCTCGTCGACGCCCACGGCTCGCGACACGCTTGTCGCGCGCTGGTGCCGCGTTTGATCGGCGCGGGCATCGAAGTCGAAGTGCTGCTGCCGGTCGGACTGTTCCGTAAACACACGGCCCGTCGCGATCTGCGGAACCATCGCAAGATCGCGGTCGTCGACGGCACGATCGCTTACATCGGTTCGCAGAATCTCGTCGATGCCGCGTTTAAGCGGGGCTTGGTGTTCGAGGAACTCGTCGCCCGCATCTCCGGCCCGGTGGTGCCGCAGTTTCAAGCGGTCCTCTTAGCCGATCGCTATTTGGAAACCGGCGAACAATTGAGCGAAGCGAAGCGGTTCTTTCCTCCCGTCGTGCCGGCCGGCGACATGGTTGCGCAGGCCTTGCCGAGCGGGCCCGGCTATCCGCAAGCCAATACGCTACGCTTAGTCACCACGCTCATCTACGCGGCTCAGCAGCGGGTCGTGATCACGACGCCGTACTTCATTCCCGACGAGACGCTGCTCGAAGCGCTCGTCGCCGCCGCCTTGCGAGGCCTTGAAGTTCGGCTCATCGTCTCGCGCGAGATCGATCAATGGCTGGTCGGCTTCGCGCAGCGCTCGTTCTACGAGCAACTGCTCGAGGCCGGCGTCGTCGTGCATCTGCATCGCGAGAAATTTTTGCACGCGAAACATCTCAGCATCGACGACGAAGCGGTGCAAATCGGCTCGAGCAACATGGACATTCGGTCGTTCGCCTTGAACGCCGAGGTGAGTTGCATCGTATATCATCGAGAATTGGCGCAAAAACTGCGTTCGATCCAGGAACGTTACATAGCCGGGGCGGAAACGCTCAGCCTCGAACGCTGGCGCGGGCGACCAGGCTACGTGAAGGTCGCGGAAAACTTGGCCCGACTGGTCGATTCGTTGCTCTAA
- a CDS encoding DUF1501 domain-containing protein yields MSLFESYERQAVAAALERRDALKIGGLGMLGLSMPRVLQAEEQAKLVAPKLKAKAKSVVFLFQFGGPSHLDTFDMKPDAPDGIRSLYGSVPTSVPGLRICEHLPRMAPMMDKVTLVRGVHHTMKNHNSAAYYALTGHAPPVDDIRLRDSIELFPGYGSVVSRLAPGDGDVPTFTAHPYVCRDGSVTPGQHASFLGRKFDPLLIASDPNAGAFHLPELSLPQNLSFDRLAQRRGLQQLIDRQTRSLENSPKARGIDQYYDTALGMLTSSKISAAFDLGREPEAVRERYGRTTYGQSCLLARRLVESGVKFVNVYFSDSIGGRSTEKGGWDTHGFDNTRAFPIMQKYHLPLTNQVLPTFLADLDERGLLEETLVVWMGEFGRTPRINANVSRDHWPGCYTVLLAGGGVKRGYLHGASDKHGTIPNREPVKPDDLAATMFHLLGIDSGTEVFDPNNRPLPIAAGSPIHGVIA; encoded by the coding sequence ATGTCTTTATTCGAGTCTTACGAACGGCAAGCAGTCGCCGCGGCGCTCGAGCGGCGCGATGCGCTGAAGATCGGCGGGCTCGGGATGTTGGGCTTGTCGATGCCGCGCGTCTTGCAGGCCGAAGAACAAGCGAAGCTCGTCGCGCCGAAGCTGAAAGCCAAAGCGAAGAGCGTCGTGTTTCTGTTTCAGTTCGGCGGGCCGAGCCATCTCGATACGTTCGACATGAAGCCCGACGCCCCCGACGGCATCCGCAGCCTCTACGGCAGCGTGCCGACTTCCGTGCCCGGGCTCCGGATCTGCGAGCATCTGCCGCGCATGGCTCCGATGATGGACAAGGTGACGCTCGTGCGCGGCGTCCATCATACGATGAAGAACCACAACTCGGCGGCCTACTACGCGCTCACCGGCCACGCCCCGCCGGTCGACGACATTCGGCTTCGCGATTCGATCGAGTTGTTTCCGGGCTACGGTTCGGTCGTGTCGCGCTTGGCTCCCGGCGACGGCGACGTGCCGACCTTCACGGCCCATCCGTATGTCTGCCGCGATGGTTCCGTCACGCCCGGCCAACACGCGAGCTTTCTCGGCCGCAAGTTCGATCCGTTGCTGATCGCGTCCGATCCGAATGCCGGCGCGTTTCATTTGCCGGAGTTGAGCTTGCCGCAAAACTTGTCGTTCGACCGGCTCGCGCAACGGCGCGGCTTGCAGCAGCTCATCGATCGGCAAACGCGCAGCTTGGAGAACTCCCCCAAGGCCCGCGGGATCGATCAATACTACGACACGGCACTCGGCATGCTCACGTCGTCGAAGATCTCGGCGGCGTTCGACTTGGGGCGCGAGCCCGAAGCGGTGCGCGAACGCTACGGCCGAACGACCTATGGGCAGAGTTGCTTGCTGGCGCGGCGGTTGGTCGAGTCGGGGGTGAAGTTCGTGAATGTCTACTTCTCCGACAGCATCGGCGGGCGCAGCACCGAGAAGGGGGGCTGGGACACGCACGGCTTCGACAACACCCGCGCGTTTCCGATCATGCAGAAGTATCATCTGCCGCTGACGAACCAAGTGCTCCCGACGTTCCTCGCCGACCTCGACGAGCGCGGCTTGCTTGAGGAAACGCTCGTCGTTTGGATGGGTGAGTTCGGCCGGACGCCGCGGATCAACGCCAATGTTTCGCGCGATCATTGGCCCGGCTGCTACACGGTGTTACTCGCCGGCGGCGGCGTGAAGCGAGGCTACCTCCACGGCGCGAGCGACAAGCACGGCACGATCCCGAACCGCGAACCGGTAAAACCCGACGACCTAGCCGCGACGATGTTCCATCTGCTGGGGATCGACTCAGGAACGGAAGTGTTCGACCCGAACAATCGGCCGTTGCCGATCGCGGCGGGTTCGCCGATTCATGGGGTGATTGCGTAG
- a CDS encoding glycoside hydrolase: MRVSVAAGNFVLRVAVLALVAALANLPALEAAPLSEKADLFEAGKDGYSIYRIPGLVVTAKGTVLAYCEARKGSKGDWGAIDIRIRRSTDGGRTFSAPETISNVAGPKQKNPVALAQNLADPNEVTYNNPVAIAERDGTVHMLFCLEYMRCFAMRSTDDGLTWSKPVEITPTFDEFRSDYAWKVLATGPAHGIQLRTGRLVVPVWLSTGTGGHAHHPSVAATIFSDDSGRTWRRSEIAAVASPEIVDPSETVVVELADGRTMLNMRSDSKQHRRLVVESADGATRWTAPRFDEALLDPICMASIVRVSLAGAQDRNRIVFVNPHNLERADGKAVAGKARDRRNLSVKLSYDEGKTWPVNKSLDPGFGAYSDVAVLPNGTILCLYESGRPTEADPKKTKGYAALTLARFNIEWLTDGKDGARD, encoded by the coding sequence ATGCGCGTTAGTGTCGCCGCCGGGAATTTCGTGTTGCGAGTTGCGGTGCTCGCGCTTGTCGCAGCGCTCGCGAATCTGCCTGCGCTTGAAGCCGCGCCGCTGTCGGAAAAGGCCGACCTCTTCGAAGCCGGCAAAGACGGCTACTCGATCTACCGCATTCCCGGCTTGGTCGTCACGGCGAAAGGGACCGTGCTCGCGTACTGCGAGGCACGCAAAGGGAGCAAAGGAGATTGGGGCGCGATCGACATCCGCATCCGTCGCAGCACCGACGGCGGCCGGACTTTCTCCGCTCCGGAAACGATCTCGAACGTCGCCGGCCCTAAGCAAAAGAATCCCGTAGCGCTCGCGCAGAACTTAGCCGACCCGAACGAAGTGACGTACAACAACCCGGTCGCGATCGCCGAGCGCGACGGCACCGTTCACATGCTGTTCTGCCTCGAATACATGCGCTGCTTCGCCATGCGCAGCACCGACGACGGCCTAACGTGGAGCAAGCCGGTCGAGATCACTCCGACCTTCGACGAGTTTCGTTCCGATTACGCTTGGAAGGTGCTCGCGACGGGTCCGGCCCACGGCATTCAGCTCCGCACCGGTCGCTTAGTCGTGCCGGTTTGGCTGTCGACCGGCACCGGCGGCCATGCCCATCATCCCTCCGTCGCGGCGACGATCTTTTCCGACGACTCGGGCCGAACGTGGCGACGAAGCGAAATCGCCGCCGTCGCTTCCCCGGAGATCGTCGACCCGAGCGAAACCGTGGTCGTCGAGTTGGCCGACGGCCGGACGATGCTCAACATGCGCAGCGATTCGAAGCAACACCGCCGGCTCGTCGTCGAGAGTGCCGATGGGGCGACCCGTTGGACCGCTCCCCGTTTCGACGAGGCCTTGCTCGACCCGATCTGCATGGCGAGCATCGTCCGCGTGAGCTTGGCGGGGGCGCAAGATCGGAACCGGATCGTGTTCGTCAACCCGCACAACTTAGAACGTGCCGACGGGAAAGCAGTCGCCGGGAAAGCGCGCGACCGGCGCAACCTCTCGGTGAAGCTTTCGTACGACGAAGGAAAAACCTGGCCGGTGAACAAATCGCTCGATCCCGGCTTCGGGGCATATAGCGATGTCGCCGTGCTTCCGAACGGTACGATCCTGTGCCTTTACGAAAGCGGCCGTCCGACCGAAGCGGACCCGAAGAAGACAAAGGGCTACGCCGCGCTAACGCTCGCGCGCTTCAACATCGAATGGCTCACCGACGGCAAAGATGGCGCACGAGACTGA
- a CDS encoding GGDEF domain-containing protein, with protein sequence MSLLAEFDIVHLGLPSPVGLAIVALLGYIVGRLRKQMPITSEPQARREIKRAQAVAKSLEAIAGDIRKDLARHRASLDRFKTRVSSLSNEHSEASWKELCSEAEEILGPTMHLATQIAHAYDQIRQQTNHLLTFSDVRTDPLTGVCNRRAMDDALASLVAMKNRYNMGFSLAMFDVDHFKQVNDRQGHLAGDGVLKAVAKLIEETARETDIVTRYGGEEFVVIMPQTELRGACVFVERMRQKIEKLLSVTVSGGATAAIGDGETSDAILVRADAAMYAAKQAGRNCTFFHDGLKVVPNGDRSQRISDAHDAAVSAVELDPAGTAAALLDIAALHETLSDLPTLQLPDESAEELSPVATAKV encoded by the coding sequence ATGTCGCTCCTCGCCGAATTCGATATCGTCCACTTAGGCCTGCCGAGCCCGGTCGGATTGGCGATCGTAGCGCTCTTGGGCTACATCGTCGGTCGGTTGCGCAAGCAAATGCCGATCACCTCCGAGCCGCAAGCGCGGCGCGAAATCAAACGCGCGCAGGCCGTTGCGAAGAGTCTCGAAGCGATCGCCGGCGACATTCGCAAAGATCTCGCCCGCCATCGGGCCAGCCTCGACCGCTTCAAAACGCGCGTCAGCTCACTCAGCAACGAACATTCCGAAGCGTCGTGGAAAGAGCTCTGCTCGGAAGCCGAAGAAATTCTCGGCCCGACGATGCATCTCGCGACGCAGATCGCACACGCCTACGATCAGATCCGTCAGCAAACGAACCACCTGCTGACGTTCTCCGACGTGCGCACCGACCCGCTGACGGGCGTTTGCAATCGTCGGGCGATGGACGATGCGCTGGCCTCGCTCGTCGCAATGAAGAACCGCTACAACATGGGCTTCTCGCTCGCCATGTTCGACGTCGACCACTTCAAGCAAGTCAACGATCGCCAAGGCCACTTGGCCGGCGACGGCGTGCTGAAGGCCGTGGCGAAGCTGATCGAAGAAACGGCCCGCGAGACGGATATCGTCACGCGTTACGGCGGCGAAGAGTTCGTCGTGATCATGCCGCAAACGGAACTGCGCGGAGCGTGCGTGTTCGTCGAGCGGATGCGCCAGAAGATCGAGAAGCTGCTTTCCGTCACGGTCAGCGGCGGCGCGACCGCGGCGATCGGCGACGGCGAAACCTCCGATGCGATCCTCGTGCGCGCCGACGCGGCGATGTATGCCGCCAAGCAAGCCGGCCGCAATTGCACGTTCTTCCACGATGGCTTGAAGGTCGTCCCCAACGGCGATCGCTCGCAACGGATCTCCGACGCGCACGATGCCGCGGTCTCGGCCGTCGAACTCGATCCGGCCGGCACGGCGGCCGCCTTGCTCGACATCGCCGCGCTGCATGAGACGCTCAGCGATCTGCCGACCTTGCAGTTGCCGGACGAGAGCGCCGAAGAACTTTCCCCGGTCGCCACGGCCAAGGTCTAA
- a CDS encoding endonuclease/exonuclease/phosphatase family protein codes for MRLLTYNIHKGIGGRDRRYRLPRIIEVIEHENPDLILMQEVTHLFKRCGGDDQATLLSEHFRAVDKMYQMNVNLKSGGYGNLLISRWPIIERHQISLRLKQKKPRGAQIAVVDTPEGPLKIVNLHLGLAEAERHWQVAHLLEHRLFQATANVPELIVGDYNDWRNTLAAGPMTRHGFQHITTPPSRFRSFPAYFALGSLDKAFHRRGVVVNEARVVSSKAAKSASDHLPLVLDFHLQAEGASASVVGPLPGVSS; via the coding sequence ATGCGCCTCTTGACGTACAACATTCATAAGGGAATCGGCGGCCGCGATCGGCGCTACCGTTTGCCGCGGATCATCGAAGTGATCGAGCATGAAAATCCCGACCTGATTCTCATGCAAGAAGTGACGCACCTCTTCAAACGCTGCGGCGGCGACGATCAAGCGACGCTCCTTTCCGAGCATTTTCGGGCTGTCGACAAGATGTATCAGATGAACGTCAATCTGAAGAGCGGCGGCTACGGCAACCTGCTCATCTCGCGCTGGCCGATCATCGAACGACACCAAATTTCGCTCCGCTTGAAGCAAAAGAAGCCGCGCGGCGCGCAGATCGCCGTCGTCGACACTCCCGAAGGGCCGTTGAAGATCGTCAACTTGCATCTCGGGCTCGCCGAGGCCGAGCGCCATTGGCAGGTTGCGCATCTCTTGGAGCATCGGCTGTTTCAAGCGACGGCGAACGTGCCGGAGTTGATCGTCGGCGACTATAACGACTGGCGCAATACGCTGGCCGCCGGCCCGATGACACGGCACGGGTTCCAACACATCACGACCCCGCCGTCGCGGTTCCGTTCGTTTCCGGCGTACTTCGCGCTCGGCTCGCTCGATAAAGCATTTCATCGTCGCGGCGTCGTCGTCAACGAAGCTCGCGTCGTCAGCAGCAAGGCGGCGAAGAGCGCGAGCGACCACTTGCCGCTCGTGCTCGACTTCCATCTTCAAGCCGAAGGGGCCTCGGCGTCGGTCGTCGGCCCGCTCCCCGGCGTGTCGTCGTGA